A region from the Lolium perenne isolate Kyuss_39 chromosome 4, Kyuss_2.0, whole genome shotgun sequence genome encodes:
- the LOC127293112 gene encoding uncharacterized protein has protein sequence MSSDAPQPIQSPKAAVDSLAAILGNALPDSLAGADDPASALLHDDGVSRAVSGRLRGAGSGAGHDAICGWLYGAFQSGIPALQLAVLRFVPTLAGVYMSRAVSRKPLAGFEAVILTLYAHAVAQRGAGEAETVALPNMASPSVYHEAVKPAAAPAAAAKPAKPADPDPDVVAELSPALEPHGTMRAMRRARIVGAVLELYYGRLALMPLSSKMDFCEFCVAWSGKHGGNDKPRVASARSPEGGEEKWRRVPLPWELFQPALRIVGHCLLGPANSDELRAQAARAAQCLYLRAMETMDARAVLACRSLIRLSQMVEEPIPEPSFNAIEANMAELEAMRANILSGKN, from the coding sequence ATGTCGTCCGACGCGCCCCAGCCGATCCAGAGCCCCAAGGCCGCCGTCGACTCCCTCGCCGCCATCCTCGGCAACGCTCTCCCAGACTCTCTCGCTGGGGCCGACGATCCCGCATCCGCACTCCTCCACGACGACGGTGTCTCCCGCGCCGTCTCGGGACGCCTCCGCGGCGCCGGCTCGGGCGCAGGCCACGACGCGATCTGCGGCTGGCTCTACGGCGCCTTCCAGTCCGGCATCCCGGCGCTCCAGCTCGCGGTGCTGCGCTTCGTGCCGACGCTCGCGGGAGTGTACATGTCCCGCGCCGTCTCCCGGAAACCCCTCGCCGGGTTCGAGGCCGTGATCCTCACGCTGTACGCGCACGCCGTGGCGCAGCGGGGCGCCGGGGAGGCCGAGACGGTCGCGCTGCCCAACATGGCCAGCCCCAGCGTGTACCACGAGGCGGTCAAGCCGGCCGCGGCGCCCGCGGCGGCCGCCAAGCCTGCCAAGCCCGCCGACCCCGACCCCGACGTCGTCGCCGAGCTCTCCCCCGCGCTGGAGCCGCACGGCACCATGCGCGCCATGCGACGCGCCCGCATCGTCGGCGCCGTGCTGGAGCTCTACTACGGTAGGCTCGCGCTCATGCCGCTCTCCTCCAAGATGGACTTCTGCGAGTTCTGCGTCGCGTGGTCGGGGAAGCACGGCGGCAACGACAAGCCTCGCGTCGCGTCCGCGCGATCCCCCGAGGGCGGCGAGGAGAAGTGGCGGAGGGTGCCGCTGCCGTGGGAGCTGTTCCAGCCGGCGCTGCGGATCGTCGGGCACTGCTTGCTTGGCCCCGCCAACTCCGACGAGCTGAGGGCGCAGGCCGCCCGGGCGGCGCAGTGCCTCTACCTGAGGGCCATGGAGACCATGGACGCGCGCGCCGTGCTGGCCTGCAGGAGCCTCATCAGGCTGTCGCAGATGGTGGAGGAGCCCATCCCGGAGCCGTCATTCAACGCCATCGAGGCCAACATGGCAGAGCTGGAGGCCATGAGGGCTAACATCCTTAGCGGGAAGAACTAA